A genome region from Paradevosia shaoguanensis includes the following:
- a CDS encoding M20 aminoacylase family protein, translated as MPVINRIAEFHSEIAAWRRDFHANPELQYDVVRTAGKVAELLEAFGVDEVVTGVGRTGVVGVIKGRASDSGKVIGLRADMDALPITERTGKDYASQTGGKMHACGHDGHTAMLLGAARYLAETRNFDGTVVVIFQPAEEGGAGGKAMIDDGLMERFGIQEVFGMHNWPGIAAGTFAIRAGGIMASTDEFNIFIEGVGGHAAKPHLTIDPVATAAHMVTALQTVVSRNIDPLQPAVLSVTMIQTGEAFNVIPRTARVVGTIRAHNEEVRNLAEKRLREIATQIGAAFGAKVEIGFRRGYPVTVNHEAQTAFAANAAAEVVGQDKVDTDVAPSMGGEDFSYMLLARPGAYIFVGNGDTSELHTDTYDFNDEIIPQGTSYWVKLAEMAMPVKA; from the coding sequence ATGCCCGTTATCAACCGTATCGCGGAATTTCACTCCGAAATTGCCGCCTGGCGACGCGATTTCCACGCAAACCCCGAATTGCAGTACGACGTCGTCCGCACGGCCGGGAAAGTGGCGGAACTGCTCGAAGCGTTCGGCGTGGATGAAGTCGTCACCGGTGTCGGCCGGACGGGCGTGGTGGGCGTGATCAAGGGCCGCGCCAGCGACAGCGGCAAGGTCATCGGCCTGCGCGCCGACATGGATGCGCTGCCCATCACCGAGCGCACCGGCAAGGATTATGCGAGCCAGACCGGCGGCAAGATGCATGCCTGCGGCCATGACGGGCATACCGCCATGCTGCTGGGCGCGGCGCGCTACCTCGCCGAGACCCGCAATTTCGACGGTACGGTCGTGGTCATCTTCCAGCCCGCCGAGGAAGGCGGAGCGGGCGGCAAGGCCATGATCGATGACGGGCTGATGGAGCGCTTCGGCATCCAGGAAGTCTTCGGCATGCACAACTGGCCGGGGATCGCCGCGGGCACCTTCGCGATTCGTGCCGGCGGCATCATGGCCTCGACCGACGAGTTCAACATCTTCATCGAGGGCGTGGGCGGGCATGCCGCCAAGCCGCACCTCACCATCGACCCGGTCGCCACCGCCGCCCATATGGTCACTGCGCTCCAGACCGTCGTGTCGCGCAATATCGATCCGCTGCAGCCGGCCGTGCTGTCGGTGACGATGATCCAGACCGGCGAGGCCTTCAACGTCATCCCGCGCACCGCGCGCGTCGTCGGTACCATTCGCGCCCACAACGAAGAGGTCCGTAACCTCGCCGAGAAGCGTCTGCGCGAGATCGCCACCCAGATCGGCGCCGCCTTCGGCGCCAAGGTCGAGATCGGCTTCCGCCGCGGCTATCCGGTGACGGTCAACCACGAGGCCCAGACCGCCTTCGCGGCCAACGCCGCCGCCGAAGTCGTCGGGCAGGACAAGGTCGATACCGATGTCGCGCCGAGCATGGGCGGCGAGGACTTCTCCTACATGCTGCTGGCCCGTCCGGGCGCCTACATCTTCGTGGGCAACGGCGATACCTCCGAGCTCCACACCGACACCTACGATTTCAATGACGAGATCATCCCCCAGGGAACGAGCTATTGGGTGAAGCTGGCCGAGATGGCCATGCCGGTGAAAGCCTGA
- a CDS encoding aromatic amino acid transaminase: MFETLTKAPADKILALMGEFAADPRKEKIDLGVGVYKDEAGITPIMTSVAKAEQRMNASAKTKTYVGISGNKGFNAAVRELVFADTVPAGRTRIMQAPGGTGALAVLMELLYRAKPGATLWLSNPTWPNHAPMAKHAGFKVDSYPYFDTKTRAVDFPAMLAALDKLGPNDIVLLHGCCHNPTGANLTNEQWDQVAASFKRTGAFPLIDLAYLGFGDGLEADGYGTRAVVNAVPESVVAFSGSKNFGLYRERVGAAIVVARDEAQADIANSQLMNIARVTYSQPPDHGAEIIRTILEDKDLRAEWETELAAMRNRMIRLREKLSEAIKAKSNSADFDFIAAHRGMFSLLGLPGEAVENLKTGSGVYMIGDSRINVAGIPEDRVGDLADAILATIK, translated from the coding sequence ATGTTCGAGACCCTCACCAAAGCCCCTGCTGACAAGATTCTGGCCCTGATGGGCGAATTCGCCGCCGATCCGCGGAAAGAAAAAATCGATCTCGGCGTGGGCGTCTATAAAGACGAGGCGGGCATCACACCGATCATGACGTCGGTGGCCAAGGCCGAGCAGCGGATGAATGCGTCTGCCAAGACCAAGACCTATGTCGGCATTTCCGGCAACAAGGGTTTCAACGCCGCCGTGCGCGAACTCGTTTTCGCCGATACCGTGCCGGCCGGCCGCACGCGCATCATGCAGGCGCCCGGTGGCACCGGCGCGCTCGCCGTGCTCATGGAATTGCTCTATCGGGCCAAGCCGGGCGCTACGCTCTGGCTCTCCAACCCGACCTGGCCGAACCATGCGCCCATGGCCAAGCATGCCGGCTTCAAGGTGGACTCCTACCCCTATTTCGACACGAAGACCCGCGCCGTGGATTTTCCGGCCATGCTCGCCGCGCTCGACAAGCTCGGGCCGAACGACATCGTGCTGCTGCATGGCTGCTGCCACAACCCGACCGGCGCCAACCTCACCAATGAGCAGTGGGACCAGGTCGCCGCGTCCTTCAAGCGCACCGGCGCCTTCCCGCTGATCGACCTGGCCTATCTCGGCTTTGGTGATGGGCTGGAAGCGGATGGCTACGGCACGCGCGCCGTCGTCAATGCGGTGCCGGAAAGCGTCGTGGCCTTCTCGGGCTCGAAGAATTTCGGCCTTTACCGCGAGCGCGTCGGCGCCGCCATCGTCGTTGCACGTGATGAGGCCCAGGCCGACATCGCCAATTCGCAGCTGATGAACATCGCCCGCGTCACCTATTCGCAGCCCCCCGATCACGGCGCGGAAATCATCCGCACCATCCTCGAGGACAAGGACCTGCGCGCCGAATGGGAGACCGAACTGGCCGCCATGCGCAACCGCATGATCCGCCTGCGCGAAAAGCTCTCGGAAGCCATCAAGGCGAAATCGAACTCGGCCGACTTCGATTTCATCGCCGCCCACCGCGGCATGTTCTCGCTTCTCGGCCTGCCCGGCGAAGCGGTCGAGAACCTTAAGACGGGCAGCGGTGTCTATATGATTGGCGACAGTCGCATCAATGTCGCCGGCATCCCCGAGGATCGGGTCGGTGACCTCGCCGACGCGATTCTGGCGACCATCAAGTGA
- a CDS encoding ABC transporter substrate-binding protein yields the protein MHKLLLAGVSAIALALTGISGASAQDLKFPKGEGAFSWQALDDFAAAHKGLEGQKLTIWGPWREGGDKEQFESVLAYFKDATGIDVSYASSENYEQQAVIDTAAGSAANITILPQPGLLADLASKGYLTPLGDDLAAKVKDEYAAGESWVSLGTYKGKDGNPAFFAVPYKADLKSLVWYSPDNFAEKGYKVPETFEDLMALSKQIIADGGTPWCIGLGSGGATGWPATDWIEDIMLRTQSPEDYDKWVTNELKFNDPKVVAALDVFGEIAKDDKMVAGGAKAVGTTDFRDSPKGLFTVPPQCYLHHQASFIPSFFPEGTELGTDASFFYFPPFADKNLGKPVLGAGTLVTITKDSPTAKAFIDFVQNPISNEIWMAQSGFLSPLKSANIETYGNDTLKGEGQILLDATTFRFDGSDMMPGAIGAGAFWTGMVDFVNGKSSQDVADEIQKAWDSIKK from the coding sequence ATGCACAAACTTCTCCTGGCGGGCGTCTCCGCCATTGCTCTCGCTCTGACCGGCATTTCTGGCGCCTCCGCGCAGGACCTGAAGTTCCCCAAGGGCGAAGGCGCCTTCTCGTGGCAGGCTCTCGACGACTTCGCCGCCGCCCACAAGGGTCTTGAAGGTCAGAAGCTGACCATCTGGGGCCCGTGGCGCGAAGGCGGCGACAAGGAGCAGTTCGAGTCGGTCCTGGCCTACTTCAAGGACGCCACCGGCATCGACGTGAGCTACGCCTCTTCGGAAAACTACGAGCAGCAGGCCGTGATCGACACTGCCGCCGGCTCAGCTGCCAACATCACCATTCTCCCCCAGCCGGGCCTCCTGGCTGACCTCGCCTCCAAGGGCTACCTGACCCCGCTCGGTGACGACCTCGCCGCCAAGGTCAAGGACGAGTATGCCGCGGGCGAATCCTGGGTGTCGCTCGGCACCTACAAGGGCAAGGACGGCAACCCGGCCTTCTTCGCCGTGCCGTACAAGGCCGACCTCAAGTCGCTCGTCTGGTACTCCCCCGACAACTTCGCCGAGAAGGGCTACAAGGTCCCCGAGACCTTCGAAGACCTGATGGCGCTCTCCAAGCAGATCATCGCCGATGGCGGCACCCCGTGGTGCATTGGCCTCGGTTCGGGCGGTGCCACCGGCTGGCCGGCGACCGACTGGATCGAGGACATCATGCTCCGCACCCAGTCGCCGGAAGACTATGACAAGTGGGTCACCAACGAGCTCAAGTTCAACGACCCCAAGGTCGTGGCCGCGCTCGACGTCTTCGGCGAGATCGCCAAGGACGATAAGATGGTTGCCGGCGGCGCCAAGGCCGTGGGCACCACGGACTTCCGCGATAGCCCCAAGGGCCTCTTCACGGTTCCGCCCCAGTGCTACCTGCACCACCAGGCCTCGTTCATCCCGTCCTTCTTCCCGGAAGGCACTGAACTGGGCACCGACGCCTCGTTCTTCTACTTCCCGCCCTTCGCGGACAAGAACCTCGGCAAGCCGGTCCTCGGCGCTGGCACGCTCGTGACCATCACCAAGGACTCGCCGACCGCCAAGGCGTTCATCGACTTCGTCCAGAACCCGATTTCGAACGAAATCTGGATGGCCCAGTCCGGTTTCCTGTCCCCGCTCAAGTCGGCCAACATCGAGACCTACGGCAACGACACCCTGAAGGGTGAAGGCCAGATCCTGCTCGATGCGACGACCTTCCGCTTCGACGGTTCGGACATGATGCCGGGTGCCATCGGCGCCGGCGCCTTCTGGACCGGCATGGTGGATTTCGTGAACGGCAAGTCCAGCCAGGACGTTGCCGACGAGATCCAGAAGGCCTGGGACTCGATCAAGAAGTAG
- a CDS encoding Mrp/NBP35 family ATP-binding protein, with protein MADTRIAEAVRAALAGVEIPGGGDLASYGGLSDIIVTQSAVALAISVAPGMEAAFGPAREAAQRAAEAVGEGRKVMVSVTSDRAPATATGQAAAQGRPGPAPKQPVPGIRNIVAVGSGKGGVGKSTTAVNLALALAAEGLRVGILDADLYGPSIPKLLGIEGKPAVREDGIFSPHEAYGLKAMSIGSMLTPGQAVVWRGPMATSALRQLLRETDWGTLDVLVVDLPPGTGDIQISLFQQAELAGAVIVSTPQDLALIDAQKAIDMIRRMNIPLLGLVENMSYFVAPDTGKRYDIFGHGGAQAAAERIGMPFLGEVPLHMAIRETSDAGKPVVSTDPEGAEAKAFRAIAREILANTPGLRPTAG; from the coding sequence GTGGCCGACACCAGGATTGCCGAGGCGGTTCGCGCCGCCCTGGCCGGCGTCGAAATCCCCGGGGGAGGCGATCTCGCCTCCTATGGCGGCCTTTCCGACATCATCGTGACCCAGAGCGCGGTCGCGCTCGCCATCTCGGTCGCTCCGGGCATGGAGGCCGCTTTCGGCCCCGCCCGTGAAGCCGCGCAGCGCGCTGCGGAAGCCGTGGGCGAAGGCCGCAAGGTCATGGTTTCGGTGACCTCGGACCGCGCGCCGGCAACTGCCACCGGGCAGGCCGCGGCGCAGGGCCGTCCGGGCCCAGCACCCAAGCAGCCGGTTCCCGGCATCCGCAATATCGTGGCGGTCGGCTCGGGCAAGGGCGGCGTGGGCAAATCCACGACGGCCGTCAACTTGGCACTGGCACTGGCCGCCGAAGGGCTGCGCGTCGGCATCCTCGATGCCGATCTTTACGGCCCCTCCATCCCCAAGCTTCTCGGCATCGAAGGCAAGCCTGCGGTGCGCGAGGACGGTATCTTCTCCCCGCACGAGGCCTACGGCCTCAAGGCCATGTCGATCGGCTCCATGCTGACGCCGGGTCAGGCGGTGGTGTGGCGCGGGCCGATGGCGACTTCGGCGCTGCGGCAGCTCCTGCGCGAGACCGACTGGGGCACGCTCGACGTGCTCGTCGTCGACCTGCCGCCGGGTACGGGCGACATCCAGATTTCGCTGTTCCAGCAGGCTGAACTCGCCGGCGCGGTGATCGTCTCGACCCCGCAGGACCTCGCGCTGATCGATGCGCAGAAGGCCATCGACATGATCCGGCGCATGAATATCCCGCTGCTGGGCCTCGTCGAGAACATGAGCTATTTCGTGGCCCCCGACACCGGCAAGCGCTACGACATCTTCGGCCATGGCGGCGCCCAGGCGGCAGCCGAGCGCATCGGCATGCCCTTCCTCGGAGAGGTTCCGCTGCACATGGCAATCCGCGAAACCTCGGACGCCGGCAAGCCCGTGGTCTCGACCGATCCCGAGGGCGCAGAGGCCAAGGCATTCCGCGCCATCGCACGGGAAATCCTCGCCAATACTCCCGGCCTGCGCCCCACCGCGGGGTGA
- a CDS encoding carbohydrate ABC transporter permease — MEQIVSAILTVLIGVAGCVVYFWGTNWLLDRFLSTNQSMPGEVVTRRDYLRSQVRPWLFLAPALVFLTVYLIYPVFETARLSLFDAQGINFVGFSNYLWAFRDSTFLQSVFNNVIWLLIVPAAATAFGLIIAVLADKLWWGNIAKSLIFMPMAISFVGASVIWKFIYDYRGPGQEQIGLLNAIITGLGLPPQAWITIPFWNSIFLMIILIWIQTGFAMVILSAALRGIPEETLEAARIDGANDFQIFYGIMIPQIWGTIVVVWTTITITVLKVFDIVLAMTNGQWDTQVLANLMFDWMFRGSDFGRGSTIAVIIMLAVTPIMIWNIRRANAEEGTR, encoded by the coding sequence ATCGAGCAGATTGTCAGCGCCATCCTCACCGTGCTGATCGGTGTGGCAGGCTGCGTCGTCTACTTCTGGGGCACGAACTGGCTGCTGGACCGGTTCCTGAGCACCAACCAGAGCATGCCCGGTGAAGTGGTGACGCGCCGCGACTACCTGCGGTCCCAGGTTCGCCCCTGGCTGTTCCTCGCGCCCGCACTGGTGTTCCTCACCGTCTACCTCATTTACCCCGTGTTCGAGACGGCAAGGCTCAGCCTCTTCGACGCGCAAGGCATCAATTTCGTCGGCTTCTCGAACTATCTCTGGGCGTTCCGGGATTCGACCTTCCTGCAATCGGTGTTCAACAACGTCATCTGGCTGCTCATCGTCCCCGCCGCCGCGACCGCGTTCGGGCTCATCATCGCCGTGCTGGCCGACAAGCTCTGGTGGGGCAATATCGCCAAATCGCTGATCTTCATGCCGATGGCCATTTCCTTCGTCGGCGCCTCAGTGATCTGGAAGTTCATCTACGATTATCGCGGCCCGGGCCAGGAGCAGATCGGCCTCCTCAATGCCATCATCACCGGCCTCGGCCTGCCGCCGCAGGCCTGGATCACCATCCCCTTCTGGAACTCGATCTTCCTGATGATCATCCTCATCTGGATCCAGACCGGCTTTGCCATGGTGATCCTCTCGGCCGCCCTGCGCGGCATTCCCGAGGAAACGCTCGAGGCGGCGCGCATCGACGGCGCCAATGACTTCCAGATCTTCTATGGCATCATGATCCCGCAGATCTGGGGCACAATCGTTGTGGTGTGGACCACCATCACCATCACCGTGCTCAAGGTGTTCGACATCGTGCTGGCCATGACCAACGGCCAGTGGGACACGCAGGTGCTGGCCAACCTCATGTTCGACTGGATGTTCCGCGGCTCCGATTTCGGACGCGGCTCGACCATCGCGGTCATCATCATGCTGGCGGTGACCCC
- a CDS encoding class I SAM-dependent methyltransferase has translation MAEDRDDVVGNYGNSAIVERVAEALVRQGIDPQRPRAEQLYHYDQLHGRQLVATREHVARLAPDAKMHVLDVGSGVGGPARYIAATTGARVTGIDLTPQFVEAARELTRRCGLDDRVDFIEGNAAQMPFADATFDVAICLYVGMNISDKPPVLAEIHRVLKPGGRLLWSQAVAAQGLPHYPLPWARDAEASHAGPEDELRAAMTAAGFRTVEWVDETTLFPMPGTPPPPDGGDPSVNQMVMGDDFVERRRNFVRSLAEGALRSIVALVEK, from the coding sequence ATGGCAGAGGATCGGGACGACGTTGTCGGCAATTACGGCAACAGCGCGATCGTCGAGCGCGTTGCCGAGGCCCTGGTGCGGCAGGGGATAGACCCGCAACGGCCAAGGGCCGAACAGCTCTACCACTATGATCAGCTTCATGGCCGCCAATTGGTGGCCACCCGCGAGCATGTCGCCCGGCTGGCGCCGGATGCCAAGATGCATGTGCTCGATGTCGGCAGCGGCGTCGGTGGACCGGCCCGCTATATCGCGGCGACCACCGGCGCGCGCGTGACCGGCATCGACCTGACGCCGCAATTCGTCGAGGCGGCACGTGAGCTGACCCGGCGATGCGGGCTCGACGACCGTGTCGATTTCATCGAGGGTAACGCGGCCCAGATGCCGTTCGCTGACGCGACCTTCGACGTCGCCATCTGCCTCTATGTCGGCATGAACATTTCGGACAAGCCGCCGGTACTGGCCGAAATCCACCGCGTGCTCAAGCCGGGCGGCCGGCTGCTCTGGAGTCAGGCGGTGGCGGCGCAGGGATTGCCGCACTATCCGCTGCCCTGGGCACGCGATGCCGAGGCTAGCCATGCGGGGCCCGAGGACGAATTGCGCGCGGCGATGACGGCGGCTGGTTTCAGGACCGTCGAATGGGTGGACGAGACCACGCTTTTCCCAATGCCGGGTACGCCGCCGCCACCCGATGGCGGCGATCCCTCGGTCAACCAGATGGTGATGGGCGACGACTTCGTGGAGCGTCGCCGCAACTTCGTGCGCAGCCTCGCCGAAGGCGCGCTGCGCAGCATCGTCGCGCTGGTGGAAAAGTAG
- a CDS encoding electron transfer flavoprotein subunit alpha/FixB family protein: protein MATLVLADHDLGQLAPATARVVAAGLQLGAPVDVLVAGDDVDKVATAAAALEGMARVRVARSAALATPSAEAISALLLKLAPEYGAIVAGSAAVGRDVIPRLAAGLDLMPVTDIVAIHAANRFDRPIYAGNAIETVVSNQTQQVLTIRASAFRPVGQGGSAPVEQVDAGGIAAVTRLLAAHRTESDVPDLATAQIVVGGGVSVGSAEGFKLIERLAHRLGAAVGATRAAVDAGYAPNDWQVGQTGKIIAPDVYIAVGISGALQHLAGIQGAKKIVAINTDPEAPLVKIADVALIGDLFAVVPELIEELARLGIGGQAQG from the coding sequence ATGGCTACGCTCGTTCTTGCCGATCACGATCTCGGCCAGCTCGCTCCGGCGACGGCGCGCGTCGTTGCCGCCGGGCTCCAGCTTGGCGCGCCGGTCGATGTGCTGGTGGCCGGCGATGACGTCGACAAAGTTGCGACTGCCGCGGCGGCGCTGGAGGGCATGGCCCGGGTCCGCGTAGCGCGCTCGGCCGCGCTGGCAACGCCGTCGGCAGAGGCGATCAGTGCGCTGCTGCTCAAGCTGGCGCCGGAATATGGGGCCATCGTCGCGGGTTCTGCCGCGGTGGGGCGTGACGTGATCCCGCGCCTGGCGGCGGGGCTCGACCTCATGCCGGTGACCGATATCGTGGCGATCCATGCCGCCAATCGCTTCGACCGGCCGATCTATGCGGGCAACGCGATCGAGACGGTGGTTTCCAACCAGACGCAGCAGGTGCTGACCATTCGTGCCTCGGCCTTCCGGCCGGTGGGGCAGGGTGGTTCGGCCCCGGTCGAGCAGGTGGACGCGGGCGGTATTGCGGCGGTGACGCGGCTGCTGGCGGCTCATCGCACGGAAAGCGACGTGCCTGACCTGGCGACGGCGCAGATCGTGGTGGGCGGCGGCGTGTCGGTGGGCTCGGCCGAAGGGTTCAAGCTCATCGAGCGGCTGGCGCACCGGCTTGGCGCGGCGGTCGGGGCGACGCGGGCGGCGGTGGATGCGGGATACGCGCCTAATGACTGGCAGGTCGGACAGACGGGCAAGATCATCGCGCCTGATGTTTATATCGCCGTGGGGATTTCGGGGGCGCTGCAGCACTTGGCGGGAATCCAGGGGGCCAAGAAGATCGTGGCGATCAATACGGATCCGGAGGCGCCGCTGGTGAAGATCGCGGATGTGGCGCTGATCGGGGATTTGTTTGCGGTGGTGCCGGAGCTGATCGAGGAATTGGCGCGGCTGGGGATTGGAGGGCAGGCCCAGGGCTGA
- a CDS encoding GH1 family beta-glucosidase, with translation MFSVDRKDFGPNFVFGAATAAYQIEGGQIDGRGTSIWDTFSATPGNVKNADSGLNACNHYHRWPEDLDLIRDAGFDGYRFSFAWPRLIPAGTGAVNQAGIDFYDRLIDGMLERGIKPFATLYHWDLPSPLQDKGGWMNRDIASAFGDYASLVAQKFGDRLSAIATINEPWCVAFLSHFLGIHAPGYRDVRAAARAMHHVLLAHGTGIDALRAEGAKNLGIVLNLEKSEPASDKPEDLAATNLGDAIFNRWYLGGLFKGQYPEELTSILAPYLPEGFERDMPIVSRPLDWLGINYYTRGLYRASPSTPIFPIAKAEGSLEANDLGWEIYPQGLTDLLVRVSTEYTKVPIYVTENGMSEDNDERRIAYYDAHLKAVVDAQKRGADVRGYFAWSLLDNYEWAEGYSSRFGIVHVDYATQKRTPKGSYRSFQGMLHNTR, from the coding sequence ATGTTCTCTGTGGACCGCAAGGATTTCGGCCCCAATTTCGTCTTCGGCGCGGCAACCGCCGCCTACCAGATCGAAGGCGGCCAGATCGACGGCCGCGGCACCTCCATCTGGGACACGTTCTCGGCCACGCCGGGCAACGTCAAGAACGCCGATAGCGGCCTCAATGCCTGCAACCACTACCATCGCTGGCCCGAAGACCTCGACCTCATCCGCGATGCAGGCTTTGACGGCTATCGCTTCTCGTTCGCCTGGCCGCGGCTGATCCCGGCCGGCACCGGCGCCGTCAACCAGGCGGGCATCGACTTCTACGACCGGCTCATCGACGGCATGCTCGAACGCGGCATCAAGCCGTTCGCCACGCTCTACCATTGGGACCTGCCGAGCCCGCTGCAGGACAAGGGCGGCTGGATGAACCGCGATATCGCCAGCGCCTTCGGCGATTATGCGAGCCTCGTGGCCCAGAAATTCGGCGATCGCCTCTCGGCCATCGCCACCATCAACGAGCCCTGGTGCGTGGCCTTCCTCAGCCACTTCCTCGGCATCCACGCGCCCGGCTATCGTGACGTCCGCGCTGCGGCGCGAGCCATGCACCATGTGCTGCTGGCGCATGGCACCGGCATCGATGCGCTGCGGGCGGAGGGCGCCAAGAACCTCGGCATTGTGCTCAACCTCGAAAAATCCGAGCCTGCCTCGGACAAGCCAGAGGATCTGGCGGCGACCAATCTGGGCGATGCGATCTTCAATCGCTGGTATCTGGGCGGGCTCTTCAAGGGCCAATACCCGGAAGAACTGACCTCGATCCTGGCGCCGTACCTGCCGGAAGGCTTCGAGCGCGACATGCCCATCGTCTCGCGCCCGCTCGACTGGCTGGGGATCAACTATTATACGCGCGGCCTCTACCGCGCCTCGCCATCGACGCCGATCTTCCCCATCGCCAAGGCGGAAGGTTCGCTCGAGGCCAACGATCTCGGCTGGGAAATCTACCCGCAGGGGCTGACGGACCTGCTCGTGCGCGTCTCGACCGAATACACCAAGGTGCCGATCTACGTGACCGAGAACGGCATGTCCGAGGACAATGACGAGCGCCGCATCGCCTATTACGACGCGCACCTCAAGGCAGTGGTCGACGCGCAGAAGCGCGGGGCCGATGTGCGCGGCTACTTCGCCTGGTCGCTGCTCGACAATTACGAATGGGCCGAGGGCTATTCCTCGCGCTTCGGCATCGTGCATGTCGACTACGCCACCCAGAAGCGCACCCCCAAGGGCAGCTACCGCTCGTTCCAGGGCATGCTGCACAATACGCGCTAG
- the fsa gene encoding fructose-6-phosphate aldolase — translation MKFFVDTGDFNEIKELSETGLLDGVTTNPSLVAKSGRNFKELIADICKVVPGPVSAEVAALDYEGMIAEGNVLAKIADNVVIKLPLTLAGLKATKHFHDAGIKTNVTLCFTPNQALLAAKVGATYISPFIGRLDDINLDGVELIENIRQIYDNYAFATEILAASIRSPNHVTEVALAGADVATMPPAVIRKLADHPLTTSGLEAFSKDWKATGQSIL, via the coding sequence ATGAAGTTCTTCGTGGACACCGGTGATTTCAACGAAATCAAGGAACTTTCCGAGACCGGCCTGCTCGACGGCGTCACCACCAATCCGTCGCTCGTCGCCAAGTCCGGCCGCAACTTCAAGGAACTGATCGCCGACATCTGCAAGGTCGTGCCCGGTCCGGTTTCCGCCGAAGTCGCCGCGCTCGATTACGAGGGCATGATCGCCGAGGGCAATGTCCTCGCCAAGATCGCCGACAATGTCGTCATCAAGCTGCCGCTGACCCTGGCGGGCCTCAAGGCCACCAAACATTTCCATGACGCCGGCATCAAGACCAACGTCACGCTCTGCTTCACGCCCAACCAGGCGCTGCTCGCAGCCAAGGTCGGCGCGACCTATATCTCGCCCTTCATCGGGCGCCTCGACGACATCAACCTCGATGGCGTCGAGCTGATCGAGAACATCCGCCAGATCTACGACAACTACGCGTTCGCGACGGAAATCCTGGCTGCATCGATCCGCAGCCCGAACCACGTGACCGAGGTCGCGCTGGCCGGCGCCGACGTTGCCACCATGCCGCCGGCCGTGATCCGCAAGCTCGCCGATCACCCGCTGACGACTTCGGGCCTCGAAGCCTTCAGCAAGGATTGGAAGGCCACCGGACAGTCGATCCTCTAA
- a CDS encoding electron transfer flavoprotein subunit beta/FixA family protein, whose translation MKILVAVKRVVDHNVRIRVRSDSSGVETDNVRMSMNPFDKHAVEAAVQLAEAGKADEIVIVSIGPKQANDVILTALAMGAHRGVLIETNERVETLAVAKLLKAVADEEKPDLILLGKQAVDDDSNHVGQMLAGLLGWPQATFASEIKAGEGGLEVTREVDYGRATIALPLPAIVTADLRLNTPRNAALPMVMKARQKPLAVRPVAEFGIDISPRLVIDKVSPPAERPGGRQVADTAELAAFIAGEVKELEAL comes from the coding sequence ATGAAAATCCTCGTCGCCGTCAAGCGCGTGGTCGACCACAACGTGCGTATCCGCGTCCGCTCCGATTCCTCGGGCGTGGAGACCGACAACGTGCGCATGTCGATGAACCCCTTCGACAAGCACGCGGTGGAAGCGGCCGTGCAACTGGCCGAAGCGGGCAAGGCCGACGAGATCGTCATCGTCTCCATCGGGCCCAAGCAGGCCAATGACGTGATCCTCACCGCGCTCGCCATGGGCGCGCATCGCGGCGTGCTCATCGAGACGAACGAGCGGGTGGAGACGCTGGCGGTGGCAAAGCTCCTCAAGGCGGTGGCCGACGAGGAGAAGCCGGACCTGATCCTGCTGGGCAAGCAGGCGGTGGATGACGATTCCAACCATGTCGGCCAGATGCTGGCTGGGCTCCTCGGCTGGCCGCAGGCGACTTTCGCCTCCGAGATCAAGGCCGGCGAAGGCGGGCTCGAAGTGACGCGCGAGGTCGATTACGGCCGAGCGACCATTGCCCTGCCGCTGCCCGCAATCGTGACGGCCGACCTGCGCCTCAACACCCCGCGCAACGCCGCGCTGCCGATGGTGATGAAGGCGCGGCAGAAGCCGCTGGCGGTGCGGCCGGTGGCCGAGTTCGGCATCGATATCAGCCCGCGCCTCGTCATCGATAAAGTATCCCCGCCCGCTGAACGGCCGGGTGGCCGGCAGGTGGCCGACACGGCGGAACTGGCGGCGTTCATCGCCGGCGAAGTCAAGGAACTGGAGGCGCTCTGA